Proteins encoded within one genomic window of Dasypus novemcinctus isolate mDasNov1 chromosome 17, mDasNov1.1.hap2, whole genome shotgun sequence:
- the LOC101434325 gene encoding heterogeneous nuclear ribonucleoprotein A3-like isoform X1 — protein sequence MEVKPPPGRPQPDSGCRRRRRREEGHDPKEPEQLRKLFIGGLSFETTDDRLREHFEKWGTLTDCVVMRDPQTKRSRDFGFVTYSCVEEVDAAMCARPLKVDGRVVEPKRAVSREDSVKPGAHLTVKKIFVGGIKEDTEEYNLRDYFEKYGKIETIEVMEDRQSGKKRAFAFVTFDDHDTVDKIVVQKYHTINGHNCEVKKALSKQEMQSAGSQRGRGSGSGNFMGHGGNFGGGGGNFGCGGNFGGRGGYGGGGSRGSYGGGDGGYNGFGGDGGNYGGGPGYSSRGGYGGGGPGYGNQGGGYGGGGGGYDGYNEGGHFGGNYGGGGNYNDFGNYSGQQQSNYGPMKGGSFGGRSSGSPYGGGYGSGGGSGGYGSRRF from the coding sequence ATGGAGGTAAAACCGCCGCCCGGTCGCCCCCAGCCCGACTCCGGCTGTCGCCGTCGTCGCCGGCGGGAGGAGGGCCATGATCCAAAGGAACCAGAGCAGTTGAGAAAACTGTTTATTGGTGGTTTGAGCTTTGAAACTACGGATGATAGATTAAGAGAACATTTTGAGAAATGGGGCACACTTACAGACTGTGTGGTGATGAGAGACCCCCAGACAAAACGTTCCAGAGACTTTGGTTTTGTGACTTACTCTTGTGTTGAAGAGGTGGATGCAGCAATGTGTGCTCGTCCACTCAAGGTTGATGGGCGTGTAGTGGAACCAAAGAGAGCTGTTTCTAGAGAGGATTCTGTGAAGCCTGGTGCCCATCTAACAGTGAAGAAAATTTTTGTTGGTGGTAttaaagaagatacagaagaatataATTTGAGAGACTACTTTGAAAAATATGGCAAGATTGAAACCATAGAAGTTATGGAAGACAGACAGAGTGGAAAAAAGAGAGCATTTGCATTTGTGACTTTTGATGATCATGATACAGTTGATAAAATTGTTGTTCAGAAATATCACACTATTAATGGGCACAATTGTGAAGTGAAAAAGGCCCTTTCTAAACAAGAGATGCAGTCTGCTGGATCACAAAGAGGTCGTGGAAGTGGATCTGGCAACTTTATGGGCCATGGAGGGAACTTTGGAGGAGGTGGAGGGAACTTTGGCTGTGGTGGAAACTTTGGTGGAAGAGGAGGctatggtggtggtggcagcagagGTAGTTATGGAGGAGGTGATGGTGGATATAATGGATTTGGAGGTGATGGTGGCAACTATGGCGGTGGTCCTGGTTATAGTAGTAGAGGGGGCTATGGTGGTGGAGGACCAGGATATGGAAACCAAGGTGGTGGatatggtggtggtggaggaggatATGATGGCTACAATGAAGGAGGACATTTTGGAGGTAACTATGGTGGTGGTGGGAACTATAATGATTTTGGAAATTATAGTGGACAACAGCAATCAAATTATGGACCCATGAAAGGGGGCAGTTTTGGTGGAAGAAGCTCGGGCAGTCCCTATGGTGGTGGTTATGGATCTGGTGGTGGAAGTGGTGGATATGGTAGCAGAAGGTTCTAA
- the LOC101434325 gene encoding heterogeneous nuclear ribonucleoprotein A3-like isoform X2, protein MEGHDPKEPEQLRKLFIGGLSFETTDDRLREHFEKWGTLTDCVVMRDPQTKRSRDFGFVTYSCVEEVDAAMCARPLKVDGRVVEPKRAVSREDSVKPGAHLTVKKIFVGGIKEDTEEYNLRDYFEKYGKIETIEVMEDRQSGKKRAFAFVTFDDHDTVDKIVVQKYHTINGHNCEVKKALSKQEMQSAGSQRGRGSGSGNFMGHGGNFGGGGGNFGCGGNFGGRGGYGGGGSRGSYGGGDGGYNGFGGDGGNYGGGPGYSSRGGYGGGGPGYGNQGGGYGGGGGGYDGYNEGGHFGGNYGGGGNYNDFGNYSGQQQSNYGPMKGGSFGGRSSGSPYGGGYGSGGGSGGYGSRRF, encoded by the exons ATGGAG GGCCATGATCCAAAGGAACCAGAGCAGTTGAGAAAACTGTTTATTGGTGGTTTGAGCTTTGAAACTACGGATGATAGATTAAGAGAACATTTTGAGAAATGGGGCACACTTACAGACTGTGTGGTGATGAGAGACCCCCAGACAAAACGTTCCAGAGACTTTGGTTTTGTGACTTACTCTTGTGTTGAAGAGGTGGATGCAGCAATGTGTGCTCGTCCACTCAAGGTTGATGGGCGTGTAGTGGAACCAAAGAGAGCTGTTTCTAGAGAGGATTCTGTGAAGCCTGGTGCCCATCTAACAGTGAAGAAAATTTTTGTTGGTGGTAttaaagaagatacagaagaatataATTTGAGAGACTACTTTGAAAAATATGGCAAGATTGAAACCATAGAAGTTATGGAAGACAGACAGAGTGGAAAAAAGAGAGCATTTGCATTTGTGACTTTTGATGATCATGATACAGTTGATAAAATTGTTGTTCAGAAATATCACACTATTAATGGGCACAATTGTGAAGTGAAAAAGGCCCTTTCTAAACAAGAGATGCAGTCTGCTGGATCACAAAGAGGTCGTGGAAGTGGATCTGGCAACTTTATGGGCCATGGAGGGAACTTTGGAGGAGGTGGAGGGAACTTTGGCTGTGGTGGAAACTTTGGTGGAAGAGGAGGctatggtggtggtggcagcagagGTAGTTATGGAGGAGGTGATGGTGGATATAATGGATTTGGAGGTGATGGTGGCAACTATGGCGGTGGTCCTGGTTATAGTAGTAGAGGGGGCTATGGTGGTGGAGGACCAGGATATGGAAACCAAGGTGGTGGatatggtggtggtggaggaggatATGATGGCTACAATGAAGGAGGACATTTTGGAGGTAACTATGGTGGTGGTGGGAACTATAATGATTTTGGAAATTATAGTGGACAACAGCAATCAAATTATGGACCCATGAAAGGGGGCAGTTTTGGTGGAAGAAGCTCGGGCAGTCCCTATGGTGGTGGTTATGGATCTGGTGGTGGAAGTGGTGGATATGGTAGCAGAAGGTTCTAA